A DNA window from Fragaria vesca subsp. vesca linkage group LG3, FraVesHawaii_1.0, whole genome shotgun sequence contains the following coding sequences:
- the LOC101309039 gene encoding cullin-1-like has product MGAKVIQFDQGWSSLQKAITKLENILEGAPGGGHFSPNEYMAVYSTIYDMCTQHTPNYSPQLYDKYRESLEEYTVAEVLPAIAEKHGEFMLRELVVRWGNHKVLVRWLSHFFSYLDRWYVRTKNLPKLKEAGLVVFRDKVYEKVKSNVVGCVIDILGKERGGEQIDRGLLKNVVDVFVGVGMGGMGCYEADFEEGMVEHSGEYYSRKAASWILEDTCPEYMVKVEECLRRERERACQYFHSSSEQKLVERVHHELLVVHARQLFDKEDSGCRALIRGDKVEDLSRMFRLYHKVPKGLEPVGDVFREHVTDEGKALVQQAEDALSSQQGSKGAVAEVGLTLVRNILELHDKYMAYVNGCFMNQSVFHKALKVAFEVFCNKSVAGSSSAELLAVFCDSLLKKGTSEKLSDETIEETLEKVAVLLAYYSDKDLFAEFCRKKLAHRLLFDRSANQDHETSFLSKLKQQCGGQFTSKMQTMVTDMALAKDMRTNFEQYVGTNPSIKPGIDLTVTVLRTGSWPSYKSSALNLPEEMVKCVEVFKGFYGSQMKDRKLVWIYSLGTCNLIGKFEPKPIELVVSTYQGALLLLFNHADRLSFSEISTQLNLTNEDLVRVLSSLSCAKYKILIKEPNTKTVTADDTFVFNSKFNDRMRKIRIPLPPLVDEKKKVTEDVEKERKYAIDAAIVRIMKSRKILGHQKLVMECVEMVQHVFKPDIKAIKKRIEDLISRDYLERDQEDSNTFKYVA; this is encoded by the exons ATGGGAGCCAAAGTCATCCAATTCGATCAAGGCTGGAGCTCTCTCCAGAAGGCCATCACGAAGCTGGAGAACATTCTAGAGGGAGCTCCGGGCGGCGGTCACTTCAGCCCCAACGAGTACATGGCCGTCTACTCCACCATCTACGATATGTGCACTCAACACACCCCCAATTACTCTCCGCAGCTCTACGACAAGTACCGCGAGTCGTTGGAGGAGTACACCGTTGCGGAGGTGCTGCCGGCGATTGCGGAGAAGCACGGCGAGTTTATGCTCCGGGAGCTTGTGGTGAGGTGGGGGAATCATAAGGTGTTGGTGAGGTGGTTGTCTCATTTCTTTAGTTATCTTGACAGGTGGTACGTCAGGACGAAGAACCTGCCGAAATTGAAGGAGGCTGGGCTTGTTGTGTTTCGCGACAAGGTTTATGAGAAGGTGAAGAGCAATGTGGTTGGTTGTGTGATTGATATTTTAGGGAAGGAGCGAGGAGGGGAGCAGATTGATAGGGGGTTGTTGAAGAATGTGGTGGATGTGTTTGTGGGGGTTGGGATGGGGGGGATGGGTTGTTATGAGGCGGATTTCGAGGAGGGGATGGTTGAGCATAGTGGGGAGTATTATTCGCGCAAGGCGGCGAGTTGGATTTTGGAGGATACTTGTCCGGAGTATATGGTGAAGGTGGAGGAGTGCTTGAGGAGGGAGAGGGAGAGGGCTTGTCAGTACTTCCATTCGAGCAGCGAGCAGAAGCTGGTGGAGAGAGTGCATCATGAGCTGCTGGTGGTTCATGCGCGCCAGCTGTTTGATAAAGAGGATTCTGGATGTCGTGCTTTGATTCGCGGTGATAAGGTGGAGGATTTGTCTAGGATGTTTAGGCTTTACCATAAGGTACCTAAGGGGTTGGAGCCTGTTGGGGATGTGTTTAGAGAACATGTTACGGATGAAGGTAAGGCCTTGGTTCAGCAGGCTGAAGATGCTTTGAGTAGCCAGCAGGGTTCGAAAGGAGCTGTGGCTGAAGTGGGACTCACCCTTGTCAGGAATATTTTGGAGCTCCATGATAAGTATATGGCCTATGTCAATGGTTGCTTTATGAACCAGTCGGTCTTTCACAAGGCTTTGAAAGTGGCTTTTGAGGTGTTTTGCAATAAATCTGTTGCCGGAAGTTCGAGCGCTGAATTACTTGCTGTATTCTGTGATAGTTTACTAAAGAAGGGAACTAGTGAAAAGTTGAGTGATGAGACCATTGAGGAAACTCTTGAGAAGGTTGCTGTGCTGCTTGCCTATTATAGTGACAAAGATCTTTTTGCAGAATTCTGTAGGAAAAAGCTTGCCCATCGTCTGCTGTTTGATCGGAGTGCAAACCAAGACCATGAGACAAGTTTTCTATCCAAGCTGAAACAGCAATGTGGTGGACAGTTCACCTCAAAGATGCAGACAATG GTCACAGATATGGCTCTGGCAAAGGATATGCGTACCAATTTCGAACAATATGTTGGAACCAACCCAAGTATTAAACCTGGGATCGACTTGACAGTTACAGTTCTTAGAACTGGTAGCTGGCCAAGTTACAAATCATCTGCTCTTAACCTTCCTGAAGAGATGGTCAAGTGCGTTGAAGTGTTCAAAGGATTCTATGGTTCGCAAATGAAAGACAGAAAATTGGTGTGGATTTACTCATTGGGAACTTGCAACCTTATTGGAAAGTTTGAACCAAAACCCATTGAATTGGTTGTATCAACCTATCAAGGTGCTCTCCTGCTGCTATTCAATCATGCTGATAGATTAAGCTTCTCAGAAATATCAACTCAGCTAAATCTCACCAATGAGGACTTGGTTAGAGTGCTTAGTTCACTATCATGTGCCAAGTACAAGATCCTCATTAAGGAGCCAAATACCAAGACTGTTACGGCAGATGACACCTTTGTGTTCAACTCGAAGTTTAATGACAGAATGAGGAAAATCAGGATTCCTCTCCCACCATTGGTTGATGAAAAGAAAAAGGTGACTGAAGATGTTGAAAAAGAGCGGAAGTATGCTATTGATGCTGCAATTGTGAGGATTATGAAGAGTCGAAAAATTTTGGGTCATCAAAAATTAGTCATGGAGTGTGTTGAGATGGTGCAGCACGTGTTCAAACCGGACATCAAAGCAATTAAAAAGCGCATTGAAGATCTAATTTCCCGTGATTACCTGGAGAGGGACCAGGAAGACTCTAATACGTTCAAGTATGTTGCCTGA